The genomic region TCCCGCCGGACCCAGCCCGCCGCACGGGGGAAGAGCTGGGCGACCGCGCCGCCACTGACGGCCCGCGTCGCCGGCGCCGGGCCGGCGCTCGCCGCCCCGACCATCGCCGACTCCAACGAGCGCGACCACCAGAGCAGCAGCGCGCCGAGGGCGGCGGCGGTGATCAGCAGTTTGACGGGTGCGGCCCACACCCGGCCCTGCGCCACGTCGATGCCGACGGTCCACGGCGCGCCGAACGGGGTCCACCCGACCACCTCGGCCACGCCCGTCAGCCGTTCCCAGTCGGCCTCGCGAACCGCGGCGAGCCCGAAGATCTGCAGCGGCCCGAGCAGCGCGGCGGCGACGGCCAGCAGCACGGCGGCCAGGTCACGGACCCGCCGGGACCGGAGCATCGTCGCGAACGCGCTCGTCACCGCCCGGGCCGCGGCCACGCAGAGCAGCAGGCCGGCGAGCACGCCGACGGCGCCGACCAGGCCGGCCGACCAGCCGCCGAGCAGCCACGCGCTGAGCACGAGCCCGGCGAGGGCGATCAGCACGGCGACGACCGGCACGCTGACCAGCGCGGCCGCGAACAGGCCGGCGACCAGGGTGCGGCGCGGCAGCGGCAGCAGGGCGAACCGGGCCGGGTCGAGCGTCTCGTCCACCCCGAAGAAGACCAGGGGGAGCAGCAGCCAGCCGAGCACCAGCAGGCCGCCGCCGAAGGCGGCCACCATGAGCGCGTACCGGCCGCCGTCGGCCAGGCCCGGGGCGGCGAACACGAAGAACCCGCTGGCCGCGAACCACAGCCCGACCAGCGAGCCGATCACGAACAGCGCGATCCGCCAGCCCTGGCCGCGGAAGTTGTTGCCCATCACCCGCAGCTTGAGCCGGACGAAGTGCCGGGCGGAGACGGGCCGCACCGGCCCGGGCGCTGCGCTCAGTTGGACAGCCACGCCAGCTCCTCGCCGGTCGCCACGCGCCCGCCGACCACCTCGACGAAGACGTCCTCCAGCGAGCGGTCGCCGCGCACCTGGCCGATGGTGCCGACGCGCTTGATGGTGCCCTCGGCCAGGATCGCCACGTGCGAGCA from Micromonospora sp. WMMD812 harbors:
- a CDS encoding ABC transporter permease, which gives rise to MAVQLSAAPGPVRPVSARHFVRLKLRVMGNNFRGQGWRIALFVIGSLVGLWFAASGFFVFAAPGLADGGRYALMVAAFGGGLLVLGWLLLPLVFFGVDETLDPARFALLPLPRRTLVAGLFAAALVSVPVVAVLIALAGLVLSAWLLGGWSAGLVGAVGVLAGLLLCVAAARAVTSAFATMLRSRRVRDLAAVLLAVAAALLGPLQIFGLAAVREADWERLTGVAEVVGWTPFGAPWTVGIDVAQGRVWAAPVKLLITAAALGALLLWWSRSLESAMVGAASAGPAPATRAVSGGAVAQLFPRAAGWVRRDRFGALVARECRYWWRDARRRANLITIGVVGIFVPVIVNLGGAGFSVDSGQGLATGGGEASPVLVSVSMLFVGVLASITLANQFGFDGSAYAAHVVAGVPGRLELRARFTAFSTYVLPMLAVVAVVIPLVLGEPGWIGLTAGSLVAAYGAGLAVTAFISVLGAYALPETSNPFALNTGAGVAKSFLSLLAMVGSAAAGLPMVLGAALLGDVWLWLALPVGLGYGLGAGLLGSYLAGDVLDRRQPELLATVTPRR